The Streptomyces kanamyceticus genome window below encodes:
- a CDS encoding Na+/H+ antiporter: MDVLPLVALIAASAVVAGAARRTPVPAPLLLVGAGLIAAYVPGVPDYHLDPHVVLPLILPPLLHTAALESSYLDLRANLRPVALLSVGYVLFATLAVGWLAYLLIPDLPLTAALVLGAVIAPPDAVAATAIARRVGLPSRITTILQGESLVNDATAITAYKVALAAAVGEGASWAGGIQEFLLAAVGGVGVGLLLMVPIHWLRTHLKEAMLQNTLSLLIPFVAYAAAEQVGASGVLAVVVVALYLGHRSWQVDFETRLQEAAVWRVVAFILESAVFALIGLQLPVVLKGLGEYGVGQAVGYAVGVFVFVVLVRFVWSYPATYLPRWLSTRIKEREDDMDWRRPLIVSWAGMRGVVSLAIAFSIPLVMDDGEPFPARNLVLFLTFTTVIGTLVVQGLSLPWLIRVLKLPGRDAQAQTLAEAQAQNAASQAAEARVEELMRDRRNCLPPPLQDRLRTVLERRRNSVWERLGQPNPVTGESADDTYRRLAREAIAAEREVFVKMRDERRIDDEMMRTLLRKLDLEEAAAYREVED; the protein is encoded by the coding sequence ATGGACGTATTGCCGCTGGTGGCACTGATCGCGGCGAGCGCGGTGGTGGCCGGGGCCGCGCGCAGGACTCCGGTGCCGGCGCCGCTGCTCCTGGTCGGGGCGGGGCTCATCGCCGCCTACGTCCCCGGAGTGCCCGACTACCACCTCGATCCGCACGTGGTGCTGCCGCTGATCCTGCCGCCGCTGCTGCACACGGCCGCCCTGGAGAGCTCCTATCTGGACCTGCGCGCCAACCTCAGGCCGGTCGCGCTGCTCTCGGTCGGTTACGTCCTGTTCGCCACGCTCGCCGTCGGCTGGCTCGCGTATCTGCTCATCCCGGACCTGCCGCTCACCGCGGCGCTCGTCCTCGGCGCCGTCATCGCGCCCCCCGACGCGGTCGCGGCGACCGCCATCGCGCGCCGGGTGGGGCTCCCCTCGCGGATCACCACGATCCTCCAGGGCGAGTCCCTGGTGAACGACGCGACCGCGATCACCGCCTACAAGGTCGCGCTCGCGGCGGCCGTCGGCGAGGGCGCGAGCTGGGCGGGCGGCATCCAGGAGTTCCTGCTGGCCGCGGTCGGCGGGGTCGGCGTCGGGCTGCTCCTGATGGTGCCGATCCACTGGCTGCGCACCCACCTGAAGGAGGCGATGCTGCAGAACACGCTGTCGCTGCTCATCCCCTTCGTGGCGTACGCGGCCGCGGAACAAGTGGGTGCCTCCGGAGTGCTCGCCGTGGTCGTCGTCGCCCTCTACCTGGGGCATCGCTCCTGGCAGGTCGACTTCGAGACGCGGCTGCAGGAGGCCGCGGTGTGGCGGGTCGTCGCGTTCATCCTGGAGTCGGCCGTCTTCGCGCTCATCGGGCTCCAACTGCCCGTCGTTCTCAAGGGGCTCGGCGAGTACGGCGTGGGGCAGGCGGTCGGGTACGCGGTCGGGGTCTTCGTCTTCGTCGTGCTGGTGCGCTTCGTGTGGTCGTATCCGGCGACCTATCTGCCCCGGTGGCTGTCGACGCGGATCAAGGAGCGCGAGGACGACATGGACTGGCGGCGGCCGCTGATCGTCAGCTGGGCCGGGATGCGGGGCGTGGTCTCGCTGGCGATCGCCTTCTCCATCCCGCTCGTCATGGATGACGGAGAGCCCTTCCCCGCGCGCAATCTTGTCTTGTTTCTGACCTTCACGACCGTGATCGGCACGCTAGTCGTGCAGGGGCTCTCGCTGCCCTGGCTGATCCGTGTCCTGAAACTGCCCGGACGGGACGCGCAGGCGCAGACCCTCGCGGAGGCGCAGGCGCAGAACGCCGCCTCGCAGGCCGCGGAGGCGCGGGTGGAGGAACTCATGCGGGACCGTCGCAACTGCCTTCCTCCGCCCCTCCAGGACCGTCTGCGGACCGTTCTGGAGCGGCGCCGCAACTCCGTGTGGGAGCGGCTCGGCCAACCGAACCCCGTCACGGGGGAGTCGGCGGACGACACCTACCGCAGGCTGGCGCGCGAGGCGATCGCCGCGGAGCGGGAGGTCTTCGTGAAGATGCGGGACGAGCGGCGCATCGACGACGAGATGATGCGGACACTGCTGCGCAAGCTGGACCTGGAGGAGGCGGCGGCCTACCGGGAGGTCGAGGACTGA
- a CDS encoding UBP-type zinc finger domain-containing protein, whose amino-acid sequence MNECSHVTALPHPEPEPLSETCLECLAVGSHPVQLRLCLLCGHVGCCDSSPFQHATAHFKDTGHPVMRTFEPGESWRWCFVDGSIV is encoded by the coding sequence ATGAACGAGTGCTCGCACGTCACAGCGCTGCCGCACCCCGAACCCGAGCCGCTGAGCGAAACGTGCCTCGAGTGCCTCGCGGTCGGCAGCCACCCCGTCCAACTGCGGCTGTGCCTGCTGTGCGGGCACGTGGGCTGCTGCGACTCGTCGCCGTTCCAGCACGCGACGGCGCATTTCAAGGACACCGGACATCCGGTGATGCGCACCTTCGAACCGGGCGAGAGCTGGCGCTGGTGCTTCGTGGACGGTTCGATCGTCTGA
- a CDS encoding ATP-binding protein, translating into MSQIAGEPGNQDFVEVRLPAAGAYLSVLRTATAGLAARLDFTLDEIEDLRIAVDEACAILLQQAVPGSVLSCVFRLVDDSLEVTVSAPTTDGRAPERDTFAWTVLSALAGQVDSTVAEDNTVSISLYKKRGAGPGPA; encoded by the coding sequence GTGTCCCAGATCGCAGGCGAACCCGGGAATCAGGACTTCGTGGAGGTCCGCCTTCCGGCTGCGGGCGCCTACCTGTCGGTGCTGCGGACGGCGACGGCCGGCCTCGCGGCGCGTTTGGACTTCACTCTCGACGAGATCGAGGACCTCCGTATCGCGGTCGACGAGGCCTGCGCGATCCTGCTCCAGCAGGCCGTGCCCGGCTCCGTGCTCAGCTGCGTCTTCCGGCTCGTCGACGACTCACTGGAGGTGACGGTCTCGGCGCCCACGACCGACGGCCGGGCCCCTGAGCGGGACACCTTCGCCTGGACTGTGCTGTCGGCCCTCGCGGGCCAGGTCGACTCCACCGTCGCCGAGGACAACACCGTCTCGATCAGCCTCTACAAGAAGCGCGGCGCGGGACCCGGGCCGGCGTGA
- a CDS encoding RNA polymerase sigma factor SigF has product MRNGDGPVRDEERGTQGLPVGGREGTSRMTTGIPEQQAKPHPEDPGKPGPLAAADVSEQAEPTAKDELRKLSGRGGGRRAGNMSEHEHGRHDPRDRSGARAMFIELRALKDGSREYAELRNQLVRMHLPLVEHLARRFRNRGEPLDDLTQVATIGLIKSVDRFDPERGVEFSTYATPTVVGEIKRHFRDKGWAVRVPRRLQELRLALTTATAELSQLHGRSPTVHELAEKLAISEEEVLEGLESANAYSTLSLDVPDTDDESPAVADTLGAEDEALEGVEYRESLKPLLEDLPPREKRILLLRFFGNMTQSQIAQEVGISQMHVSRLLARTLAQLREKLLVEE; this is encoded by the coding sequence GTGAGGAACGGGGACGGGCCGGTGCGGGACGAAGAGCGTGGCACACAAGGTCTGCCCGTCGGCGGCAGGGAGGGGACGTCCCGTATGACCACCGGAATCCCCGAGCAGCAGGCCAAGCCGCACCCGGAGGACCCGGGGAAGCCGGGTCCGCTGGCAGCGGCCGATGTGTCGGAGCAGGCAGAGCCGACCGCCAAGGACGAGCTCAGGAAGCTCTCCGGCCGAGGCGGCGGGCGACGGGCGGGAAACATGAGCGAGCACGAGCACGGCCGGCACGATCCACGGGACCGCAGCGGCGCACGCGCGATGTTCATCGAGTTGCGCGCCCTGAAGGACGGCAGTCGGGAGTACGCGGAGCTGCGCAATCAGCTGGTCCGCATGCACCTGCCGCTCGTCGAGCACCTGGCCCGCCGCTTCCGCAACCGCGGCGAGCCGCTCGACGACCTCACCCAGGTCGCCACGATCGGTCTGATCAAGTCGGTGGACCGCTTCGACCCGGAGCGCGGCGTGGAGTTCTCCACGTACGCGACGCCGACGGTCGTCGGCGAGATCAAGCGGCACTTCCGTGACAAGGGGTGGGCGGTCCGCGTGCCGCGGCGTCTGCAGGAGCTGCGGCTCGCGCTGACGACGGCGACCGCCGAGCTCTCCCAGCTGCACGGCCGCTCACCCACCGTGCACGAGCTCGCGGAGAAACTGGCCATCTCCGAAGAGGAGGTCCTGGAGGGCCTGGAGTCGGCGAACGCGTACTCCACGCTGTCCCTGGACGTCCCCGACACGGACGACGAGTCACCGGCCGTCGCGGACACCCTGGGCGCCGAGGACGAGGCCCTGGAGGGCGTCGAGTACCGCGAATCGCTCAAGCCCCTCCTGGAAGACCTGCCGCCGCGCGAGAAGCGCATCCTGCTCCTGCGCTTCTTCGGCAACATGACGCAGTCGCAGATCGCCCAGGAAGTCGGCATCTCCCAGATGCACGTCTCGCGCCTGCTCGCGCGCACGCTCGCACAGCTGCGCGAGAAGCTCCTCGTCGAAGAGTGA
- a CDS encoding diacylglycerol/lipid kinase family protein — MRALLVVNPAATTTSARTRDVLVHALASEMKLEAVTTEYRGHARDLGRQAAESKDIELVVALGGDGTVNEVVNGLLHHGPDPDRLPRLAVVPGGSTNVFARALGLPNDAVEATGALLDALREGSERTVGLGIAGGTPGTEDEAVPSRWFTFCAGLGFDGGVVGRVEQQRELGRRSTHALYVRQVLRQFIDEPHRRHGMITLERPGEDPVTDLVMSIVCNTSPYSYLGNRPLYASPQASFDTGLDVLGLKKLSTAAVARYGTQLLTSTPDRGPHGKHAVTLHDLTDFTLQSKVPLPLQMDGDHLGLRTSVTFTGVRRALRVIV; from the coding sequence ATGCGTGCACTCCTCGTGGTCAATCCAGCGGCAACCACCACCAGTGCGCGTACGCGTGATGTCCTGGTCCACGCCCTCGCGAGCGAGATGAAGCTCGAGGCGGTCACTACGGAGTACCGCGGCCACGCCAGGGACCTCGGTCGGCAGGCCGCGGAGAGCAAGGACATCGAGCTGGTCGTCGCCCTCGGTGGCGACGGCACGGTCAACGAGGTCGTCAACGGCCTGCTGCACCACGGCCCCGATCCGGACAGGCTCCCCCGTCTCGCCGTCGTGCCCGGCGGCTCCACCAATGTCTTCGCGCGCGCCCTGGGGCTGCCGAACGACGCCGTAGAGGCCACCGGCGCCCTCCTTGACGCCCTCCGTGAGGGCAGCGAGCGCACGGTGGGTCTCGGCATCGCGGGCGGCACTCCCGGCACGGAGGACGAAGCCGTGCCGTCGCGCTGGTTCACGTTCTGCGCCGGGCTCGGTTTCGACGGCGGCGTGGTCGGCAGGGTCGAACAGCAGCGGGAGCTCGGCAGGCGCTCGACGCACGCCCTCTATGTGCGCCAAGTGCTCCGTCAGTTCATCGACGAGCCCCACCGCAGGCACGGAATGATCACGCTGGAGCGGCCCGGCGAGGACCCGGTGACCGACCTGGTGATGTCCATAGTCTGCAACACCTCCCCCTACTCCTACCTGGGCAATCGCCCCCTGTACGCGTCCCCGCAGGCGTCCTTCGACACGGGCCTCGACGTCCTGGGTCTGAAGAAGCTCTCCACCGCCGCGGTGGCCAGGTACGGCACGCAGCTCCTGACGTCGACGCCGGATCGCGGACCGCACGGTAAGCACGCGGTTACGCTCCACGACCTCACGGACTTCACCTTGCAATCGAAGGTCCCCCTCCCCCTCCAGATGGACGGTGACCACCTAGGGCTGCGGACGAGCGTGACGTTCACAGGCGTACGCCGTGCACTGCGTGTGATTGTGTGA
- a CDS encoding WhiB family transcriptional regulator, with protein sequence MDWRHNAVCREEDPELFFPIGNTGPALLQIEEAKAVCRRCPVMEQCLQWALESGQDSGVWGGLSEDERRAMKRRAARNRARQASA encoded by the coding sequence ATGGACTGGCGTCACAACGCCGTTTGCCGCGAGGAAGACCCCGAGCTCTTCTTCCCTATCGGCAACACCGGTCCTGCGCTGCTGCAGATCGAGGAAGCCAAGGCCGTCTGCCGCCGCTGCCCCGTCATGGAGCAGTGCCTGCAGTGGGCGCTCGAGTCCGGCCAGGACTCCGGCGTCTGGGGTGGCCTCAGCGAGGACGAGCGCCGCGCAATGAAGCGCCGCGCCGCTCGCAACCGTGCACGCCAGGCCAGCGCCTGA
- a CDS encoding sensor histidine kinase — MNELVRQHTALGDSDLEWLHLLVSEWQLLSDLSFADLVLWVPTRDGTRYVSVAQMRPNTGPTSYQDDMVGHLVPRGRRPLLDAALDEGRIVREGDPEWREEVPVRVESIPVRREGRVLGVIARNTNLLTVRTPSRLELTYLQSASDLAQMIAAGSFPFPGQQVDMDASPRVGDGLLRLDADGVVQYASPNALSAYHRLGLASDLVGHHLGRATAELAPSRGPVDEALAKVASGWAPREFEIEGGDGVIQLRAIPLKPKGPRIGSLVLLRDVTELRRRERELITKDATIREIHHRVKNNLQTVAALLRLQARRIDSATGREALEEAVRRVGSIAIVHETLSQNLDERVEFDEIADRVLAMVAEISPGKVTGRRTGRFGILDAEVATPLSMVLTEILQNALEHGFREGDTGTVEVSAVRGGTSKEARLLITVQDDGVGLPDDFDPHRSGNLGLQIVRTLVEGELGGTFDMVRAPERGTRVILDVPVSGDK, encoded by the coding sequence ATGAACGAACTCGTACGCCAGCACACCGCCCTCGGTGACTCCGACCTCGAGTGGCTGCACCTGCTGGTCTCGGAGTGGCAGCTGCTCTCCGACCTCTCCTTCGCCGACCTCGTGCTCTGGGTCCCCACGCGCGACGGCACCCGCTACGTCTCCGTGGCACAGATGCGGCCGAACACCGGCCCCACCTCCTACCAGGACGACATGGTCGGCCACCTGGTCCCGCGCGGTCGCCGCCCGCTGCTCGACGCCGCCCTCGACGAGGGCCGCATCGTGCGCGAGGGGGACCCGGAGTGGCGCGAGGAGGTCCCGGTGCGGGTCGAGTCGATCCCCGTACGCAGGGAAGGGCGCGTTCTGGGCGTCATCGCGCGCAACACCAACCTCCTGACCGTACGCACCCCTTCGCGTCTGGAGCTGACCTATCTCCAGTCGGCGTCCGACCTCGCACAGATGATCGCCGCCGGTTCGTTCCCGTTCCCGGGGCAGCAGGTCGACATGGACGCGTCCCCGCGCGTGGGTGACGGTCTGTTGCGGCTCGACGCCGACGGCGTCGTCCAGTACGCGTCGCCGAACGCGCTCTCCGCGTACCACCGGCTCGGTCTCGCCTCCGACCTCGTCGGCCACCACCTGGGCAGGGCGACGGCCGAACTCGCGCCGTCCCGCGGCCCGGTGGACGAGGCGCTCGCCAAGGTCGCGAGCGGCTGGGCGCCGCGCGAGTTCGAGATCGAGGGCGGCGACGGTGTGATCCAGCTCCGCGCGATCCCGCTCAAGCCCAAGGGGCCCCGCATCGGCTCTCTCGTACTCCTGCGCGATGTCACCGAACTCCGCCGCCGCGAGCGCGAGTTGATCACCAAGGACGCGACCATCCGGGAGATCCACCACCGGGTGAAGAACAACCTCCAGACGGTCGCCGCGCTGCTGCGCCTCCAGGCCCGCCGTATCGATTCCGCGACGGGCCGCGAAGCCCTCGAAGAGGCCGTACGACGGGTGGGCTCGATCGCCATCGTCCACGAGACGCTCTCGCAGAACCTGGACGAGCGCGTGGAGTTCGACGAGATCGCCGACCGGGTGCTCGCGATGGTCGCCGAGATCTCCCCCGGCAAGGTGACGGGCCGGCGCACCGGCCGCTTCGGGATCCTCGACGCCGAGGTAGCCACCCCGCTGTCCATGGTGCTCACGGAGATCCTGCAGAACGCCCTGGAGCACGGCTTCCGCGAGGGGGACACCGGCACGGTCGAGGTCTCCGCGGTGCGCGGCGGCACGAGCAAGGAGGCGCGGCTGCTGATCACCGTCCAGGACGACGGCGTCGGCCTGCCCGACGACTTCGATCCGCACCGCTCGGGCAATCTCGGCCTGCAGATCGTGCGCACGCTGGTCGAGGGGGAGCTCGGCGGCACCTTCGACATGGTCCGCGCCCCCGAGCGCGGCACGCGGGTCATCCTCGACGTGCCGGTGAGCGGCGACAAGTAG
- a CDS encoding TetR/AcrR family transcriptional regulator codes for MATKQRGRPRSFDRETALEQAIRTFWENGYEATSVSDLTRVMGIGAPSLYAAFGDKRTLFDEVVVRYGATHGAFGGRAFDEESTARGAVSRMLHEAAAEFTDPDHPRGCLVITAATNCTTPEVEKALRERRNANVAGIESRIAAAVAAGELPADTDPAALARYTAAVFQGMSQQARDGATRQDLEAVADLAMSAWPQGRLSENGV; via the coding sequence ATGGCGACGAAACAGCGTGGACGCCCCCGCTCCTTCGACCGGGAAACGGCCCTTGAGCAGGCGATCCGCACCTTCTGGGAGAACGGGTACGAGGCGACGTCCGTTTCCGACCTCACACGCGTCATGGGCATCGGGGCCCCCAGCCTCTACGCGGCGTTCGGCGACAAGCGCACGCTCTTCGACGAGGTCGTCGTGCGGTACGGGGCGACCCACGGGGCCTTCGGCGGCCGCGCCTTCGACGAGGAGTCGACCGCGCGCGGCGCGGTGTCGCGGATGCTGCACGAGGCGGCGGCCGAGTTCACCGACCCGGACCACCCCCGCGGCTGCCTCGTCATCACCGCGGCCACCAACTGCACGACGCCCGAGGTGGAAAAGGCCCTCCGCGAGCGGCGGAACGCCAACGTGGCGGGCATCGAGTCCCGCATCGCCGCGGCTGTGGCGGCGGGGGAGCTGCCCGCGGACACCGATCCCGCCGCCCTGGCCCGCTATACGGCGGCGGTCTTCCAGGGGATGTCGCAGCAGGCCAGGGACGGTGCCACCAGGCAGGATCTGGAGGCGGTCGCCGATCTCGCCATGAGCGCGTGGCCGCAGGGCCGACTGTCGGAGAATGGCGTCTGA
- a CDS encoding SDR family oxidoreductase has product MGASAGRLAGKTALVTGGSRGIGRGIAERLGRDGARVGVHFGSNEVAAKETVTAIEAAGGSAFAFGAELGVPGDAEAFWTEFDRHADGLDILVNNAGIGLYSHVGEVQEADYDRVFAVNAKALFFVTQKGLDRLRGGGRIINISSGVTRIAFPVTVAYSMTKGAVNVLTHTLAQELGPRGITVNAVAPGIIETEMMDGIPEAQQAEMAGYSTFDRIGQPADVADVVSFVASDDARWVTGQYIDATGGSMLGL; this is encoded by the coding sequence ATGGGTGCATCTGCGGGCAGGCTTGCGGGGAAGACGGCGCTGGTCACGGGCGGTAGCCGGGGCATCGGGCGAGGCATCGCCGAGCGGCTCGGGCGGGACGGGGCGCGGGTCGGCGTGCACTTCGGCAGCAATGAGGTGGCGGCGAAGGAGACCGTGACGGCGATCGAGGCCGCGGGCGGATCGGCCTTCGCGTTCGGCGCCGAGCTGGGGGTGCCCGGTGACGCCGAAGCGTTCTGGACGGAGTTCGACCGGCACGCGGACGGCCTGGACATCCTGGTGAACAACGCGGGCATCGGCCTCTACAGCCACGTGGGCGAGGTCCAGGAGGCGGACTACGACCGCGTGTTCGCGGTCAACGCCAAGGCACTGTTCTTCGTCACCCAGAAGGGACTCGACCGGCTGCGCGGCGGCGGACGGATCATCAACATCTCGTCGGGCGTCACGCGCATCGCCTTCCCGGTCACCGTGGCGTATTCGATGACGAAGGGCGCGGTGAACGTCCTGACGCACACGCTGGCGCAGGAGCTCGGCCCCCGCGGGATCACGGTCAACGCGGTCGCGCCGGGCATCATCGAGACGGAGATGATGGACGGCATCCCCGAGGCACAGCAGGCGGAGATGGCGGGGTATTCGACCTTCGACCGCATAGGCCAGCCCGCCGACGTGGCGGACGTCGTCTCCTTCGTGGCCTCGGACGACGCGCGATGGGTCACCGGCCAGTACATCGACGCGACGGGCGGCTCGATGCTGGGACTGTGA